The following DNA comes from Streptomyces pristinaespiralis.
TGCCGGAGATCGGCCGGATCCTGGCCGAGCAGGTCGACGAGGTGGAGGCCCTGCGCGGCCACCACCGGCGGCTGCTCGCCGAGCGGGACCGTCTCGAGGCCCTGGCCGGCACCGTCCGTCGCACGATCGCCGAACTGGAAAAGTCCAGGAAGGACGGCACACCCATGACCGCCATCAACCGACCGGAGAACCTGTTCGAGGGCGTCCGACCCGCCCAGTACGAGGAGAGCCTGCACGACTTCCCCGAGCATGCCGAGGCGATCGCCCGCAAGGTCGCCGCGATGACCGAGCAGGACGTCGAGGCCGGGCAGCGTGAACGCACGGCGCAGATGATCCGGCTGGCCGAGCTGATGGCCGGCGGCCACCCGGCCGACGCCGAGCCCGTCCAGGCCGAGGCCGACGCCCAGTACCGGGCCCTGAGCGAACTGCGGGCCGTCTCCGCCGAGGAGTACCGCGCCATCGGGCGCTCCTGCGTCGACAACGACGCCTGGCGCGCCGCGTACGAGGCAATCGCACCCGGCCTGGCCGCCTACCAGCGGGACGCCATCGAGGCGTATGCCGCCACCCGGCTGAGCTGAGCCGGCCCGGGCAGCCCACGGGAAGCCCCGCACAAGCGGCCCTGCCTGCCGCGCCGACAGGCTGCACCTCGCACTCCTCGGGGGCGGGCGAGGTGCAGCCCGTCACTCGCGCGGTCGGTCACCCGGCCTCGGCCGGAGCGGCAACTCCCCGCCCGGCTCCGCTTCCTGACGAGGAGGCACTAGGCGTCCCGGTACCTGTCCCGCACCTCGGGGCGTGGCCGGAAACCGGCCGACCTGTAGGTGGCGACGGCGCCGGCATTGGAGCTCGGGGTGCACACGATCGCGCTCGACGAACCCAGCTCCTCAAGCGCGGCCGCCGCGGCGACGGTGACCGCCACGCCGTAGCCCCGGCGGCGGTGCTCGCGGTGCACGCCCATCGGTTCGAGCAGCCCGGGCCTGCCCGGACCGGCCGACCACACCGTCACCACCGCCGCCGCGCCGCCCGCCTCGTCGTACGCGACCAGACACCGGGCGTCGGCGTACGGCAGCCCGGCCGCCATCGCGTGCCAGCGCTCCGCTGTGAACCTCGACCCGTCGAACGCTGCCCGAAGCGCGGTGGCGAACACGTGCGCCTGCTCCGGCCCGACCACCTCGATCCGCACGCCCGGGTCCTTCACCGGTTCCGTGAGGTCACGGCGCAGCGGCGTCCACGGCTCGTCGGTGCCCCAGCCGTCCTCGGACAGCAGATCCTGGACCAGCGCCCCCACCGGCGCCTCGACGTTCACCTTCCCCGCGGGCAGCACGCCGCGCTCCGGCCCGCTCACGTCCTCGGCCAACTGCCGCGCGAGTTCCTCGTCCTGCCGGGCGTCCGGCGCGATCGTCAGCCGCAACAGCCCGGGGCCGTCCAGCAGCCCGACGGCGAGAATCCGTCCGTCCCGGCGCCACGTCCTGACCGCCGCGGCGGTCGCCTCCGCACCTGACCGCCAGAACCAGCCCAGGTCCCCCGGATGCAGTTGCATCGGCGCCCCCTCGTACTGCCACTCCCGCAGCACGCCCACAGCCTCGCCCAGCCCGTCGACTTCCGGTGTGCCCAACACGATCGCCATACGCCGATCACACACCACCGCACCGACGGCCCGCACCCGGATTCCTGCCGGCCGCCATGGTGAGGAGTGGGGCGGAAGCGGGGCGAAGTGGTGCGGACCACCAAGACCCCGGACTTCGAGCGCGGGGAACCCCTCGCGGACCGCTACCGCTGGGCCCCCTCGTTCGACCCTCGTCGCCTGTTGGCGCGCAGCAGCGCGGCTCCGAGAGGAGTGAGCGTGTGCAGTACGGACGCCGCGTTGCGGCGGCTGGTGACGAGCCCCGCGTCCCGCAGGGCCCGGGCGTGCTGACTCGCGGAAGGCGCGGACACGCCGACGGCCCGGGCGAGTTCGCCGGTGGTGGCGCCGACGGCGGCGGCGCGCAGAACAGCGGCCCGGGTGCGGCCGAGCAGCGCCGCCAGGGACGCGCCGGAGCTGAACTCCTCCTTGAGCGTGGCCGGATGGGGTTCGTGATTGAGCGCGTAGATCAACACGGGATCGTGCGCGGTGTCGCCGAAGGTCACCGGGTTCCCCCAGCAGAAGTACGAGGGGACCAGGAGGAGCCCGCGGCCGTCGAGGCGCAGGTCGCGGTCCTCGGGATAGACCGTGTGCAGGACGGGACGCCGCCACTGCAGCACCGGCGCCCCGAGGTTCCGCAGGATCCCTTCCACGCCGTCGTCGAGCACCGCGCGGGCGCAGGCGGAACGTTCGGCCTCGATACGGGCCTGGATGACGTCGTGGTGAGGGGCGATGACCGTGTCGTGGTACGTCCGCATGGCCTTCACCAGGTCCTCGCGGAAGCCCGGCTCGGTCAGGCGTGGAGCCCAGGACGGGGCCCCACTGGTGTGGGCGAGGATGCCCACCTCTTCCATGACGCGGTGCTTCGGCGTGGCCAGGATCGCCTCCAGCCCGGCGTCGAGCCCGCCGGCGGACTCGGGCGGGGTGAGGAAGTCGGGGAAGTACGCGGCACGCGGAACGAGCGGCAGCAGCAGGGTGCGCAGAGTACGGACGAATCCTGTGGCATGCAGCTGCGCGCGCGCCGTGCGGTGCCAGTCGGCGTAGGCCCAGCGGCCCTGACGGGACTGGAAGCGGTGCAGGCTGGTGCAGATCTCCCACAGTGGGTCCGGTGCGGCCGCGACACGGGTGCGGGCCAGGTCGGCATCGGTGAAGTGGATCCGGAGCACTCGATTCCCCCTCGTGTCCTGGGCACTTTCGGCAGGGCCGAAGAGCCTGGATGGTCAGGCTCACCTCAGAGACGCTGACCCGGCAAACCGGCGCGCGGGGGAGCGGGCCGGCAGCGGTGCGGCCAGTCGCAGCGGAGACTCCGGCAGCGCACCCGATTCGACTACGGAGGCAGGGCATTGAGGCGTCCAACGAAACTCGCAGCGGTCACAGCGGTCATCGGCACGGCGCTGCTGGCACCCGCGGGCCCGGCCGCCGCCGCTCCGCCGGCAGCGGCCACGGCCGGCATCCAGGCGTACTCCTGCGACGTGACGACGACGGGGGACAAGCTCTACGCCGGGTACTACAGCGGCGAGAGCGTCACTCCTTCTTCGACATCGGTCACGGCGGCGGGCAAGGAGGCTCAGTGCCTGCTCCGGAAGAGGGGGTTCGACCCGGGGACCGTCGACGGCATCTTCGGAAGCAACTCGCAGACCGCCGCGAAGAAGTTCCAGCTCTACGTCAACGGCCGCTGCGGACGAGCGGTCCTGGACGTGGACGGCAAGGTCGGCCCCAGGACCTGGCCGTACCTGCGCCAGGTCGCCTTCTGCTTCGAGTGACCCACCGGCACCGCCGAGCCGATACCTGCGAGCCCTGCCGAGCCCCGGCGCCCGGCGCTCGACCCGACCTGACCCGAACCGGCCCGGCGCCTGACCCGAACCGAACCGGCCCGACCCGGCCCGGCACGGCGCGCCCGACCCGCC
Coding sequences within:
- a CDS encoding MerR family transcriptional regulator; amino-acid sequence: MDWPIAEVARMSGVTARTLRHYDEIGLLPPARTGANGHRYYEENQLLLLQQILVLRALGLGLPEIGRILAEQVDEVEALRGHHRRLLAERDRLEALAGTVRRTIAELEKSRKDGTPMTAINRPENLFEGVRPAQYEESLHDFPEHAEAIARKVAAMTEQDVEAGQRERTAQMIRLAELMAGGHPADAEPVQAEADAQYRALSELRAVSAEEYRAIGRSCVDNDAWRAAYEAIAPGLAAYQRDAIEAYAATRLS
- a CDS encoding ArsR/SmtB family transcription factor, translating into MLRIHFTDADLARTRVAAAPDPLWEICTSLHRFQSRQGRWAYADWHRTARAQLHATGFVRTLRTLLLPLVPRAAYFPDFLTPPESAGGLDAGLEAILATPKHRVMEEVGILAHTSGAPSWAPRLTEPGFREDLVKAMRTYHDTVIAPHHDVIQARIEAERSACARAVLDDGVEGILRNLGAPVLQWRRPVLHTVYPEDRDLRLDGRGLLLVPSYFCWGNPVTFGDTAHDPVLIYALNHEPHPATLKEEFSSGASLAALLGRTRAAVLRAAAVGATTGELARAVGVSAPSASQHARALRDAGLVTSRRNAASVLHTLTPLGAALLRANRRRGSNEGAQR
- a CDS encoding peptidoglycan-binding domain-containing protein, whose product is MRRPTKLAAVTAVIGTALLAPAGPAAAAPPAAATAGIQAYSCDVTTTGDKLYAGYYSGESVTPSSTSVTAAGKEAQCLLRKRGFDPGTVDGIFGSNSQTAAKKFQLYVNGRCGRAVLDVDGKVGPRTWPYLRQVAFCFE
- a CDS encoding GNAT family N-acetyltransferase, with translation MAIVLGTPEVDGLGEAVGVLREWQYEGAPMQLHPGDLGWFWRSGAEATAAAVRTWRRDGRILAVGLLDGPGLLRLTIAPDARQDEELARQLAEDVSGPERGVLPAGKVNVEAPVGALVQDLLSEDGWGTDEPWTPLRRDLTEPVKDPGVRIEVVGPEQAHVFATALRAAFDGSRFTAERWHAMAAGLPYADARCLVAYDEAGGAAAVVTVWSAGPGRPGLLEPMGVHREHRRRGYGVAVTVAAAAALEELGSSSAIVCTPSSNAGAVATYRSAGFRPRPEVRDRYRDA